AACGTCCAGCCGATGTGTCTCGGGAGATGCGAGTTACGGCGGGGCGGGCGCGGGCGTGTCGGAAGCGCGAGGGGCGTTGCGGGCGTCCCACCACGTCTTCGCGGCGGTGGCGGCCATGATCAGCACGCCGCCGCAGATGGCCCACGTACCGGGCCGCTCGCCGTGCACCAGCCACGCCCACACGGGGTTCAGCGCGGGCTCCACCAGCAGCAGCGTGGACGCCTCCAGCGCGGGCACGTGCCGGATGCCGGCGCTCACGAACAGGTAGGCCACCGCGATCTGGAAGACGCCCAGGTAGCCGATCACCAGCCAGTCCGCCGTGGTCGCGTGGCCCACGGGAAGCGCGGGGGCGAGGCAGACGAGGAAGGCGATGGCGTTGCCCGCAACGACGGTGGGGATGGCCGAGCCCTCGCCGCGGCCGCCCATCCACCGGAGGCCGATCACGGTGAGCGCCCACGCCAGGCCGCTCAGCAGCGCGAGCACGTTGCCGCGGCCGGGGTCCGGCGCGGTGGCGAGCGGCTGGTTGGCGCCGAGCAGGAACATGAGCAGCCCCGCGCCCACCACCGCCATGAACGCCACGTCGCCGCGGCGGATGCGCTCGCGCAGCAGGAACGGGCTGAGCAGCAGGATGTAGAGCGGCGCCGTGCTCTGCAGGAAGATGGTGTTGGCGCTCGTGGTCAGCTTGTTCGCGAGCACGAAGAGCACCATGGTCGCCGCGTACGCCACGCCCACGGGCAGCACGTGCCACGTCCACCCGCGCCGCGCGGCGGGCACCAGCAGCAGCACCGTGGCCGCCGCCACGCCCGAGCGGAAGCTGGCCACCTGCCAGCTCGTGAGCGACGCCG
Above is a window of Longimicrobiaceae bacterium DNA encoding:
- a CDS encoding DMT family transporter, which encodes MSPRTASRLQIIAAALLFSTGGAAIKAASLTSWQVASFRSGVAAATVLLLVPAARRGWTWHVLPVGVAYAATMVLFVLANKLTTSANTIFLQSTAPLYILLLSPFLLRERIRRGDVAFMAVVGAGLLMFLLGANQPLATAPDPGRGNVLALLSGLAWALTVIGLRWMGGRGEGSAIPTVVAGNAIAFLVCLAPALPVGHATTADWLVIGYLGVFQIAVAYLFVSAGIRHVPALEASTLLLVEPALNPVWAWLVHGERPGTWAICGGVLIMAATAAKTWWDARNAPRASDTPAPAPP